The genomic segment CCCCGTCATTTCCCGCCAGGCGATGGCCGGCCCGGCGCAGGAACGCCAGTTGACGGTTGAAGGCACGGCATCCCCGGCACATGAGCAGGTGCATGCCCAGGTTCATGCGCTCCCTGAGACCGAGCTTGCGATCCTGGGCCTGGGACATCGCTGCGGTGGCTTGCTTGCAAGTCAACATGTCATTTCTTTCCTTGGAACCATCGGTTGTCCAGGCAAATCCGCAGGGCCATGCGGGCACGGTGCAGCACGACCCAGCAACTGGACGAAGTCATCGTCAGTTCCTTGCAAATTTCATGGGTCTCGAATCCCAGCAGTTCCCGCATCATGAAGACGCGGGCGGTGTTTTCCGGCAGCCGGTGCAGACAGGCATCGAAGACCTGCCAGAACTGGGCGTCCTCCAGGGACTGTTCGGGATCGCCCCAGTCCGTTGGCCTTTCGGCTGGCTGCCAGTGGCCTTGCGCATCGAACAGGGCATCGAAGGCATCGCCGGGAATCTCCTGGTTTAAGCCGCCGGCATTGGGTTCGCGGGCACGCCGCCGAATCATGTCGATGATCTTGTTTCTGAGGATGGAAAAAACCCAGGTCTTGACCTGGGACCGGCCGGAAAACCTGTCGGCGCCCTCGATGGCGGAGAGCAGGGCTTCCTGCACCGCATCCTCGGCGGCGGCCTCGTCCCGAAGCTGGAGGCGGGCGAATCGCAGCAGGTCGCCGCGAAAGCTCCCCAGCAGTTCGATCAGGGCGTCGCTCATCGAGAGTAGGACGCCATCCGGTGCAGACCAAGCACCCGTGCCGATTCGGCGACGAGCCCATCGATCAGTCCGGTGTCCGCCTCGGGCTGGAGCGCCTCGGCGGAGCCGCGGCCACCGGTGGGGGCCAGGCGAATGGCGCCGTCCTCGCGCAGGACCCTGGACTCCCCCCCGCAGTGGCGGCAATAAACCAGGGTCCCGGTTTTCTGATCGCGACGGACGACGATGGTCGGGCCGCACATGGGGCATTCCTGGACAGGAATGCCGGTATCGCTATGGCCGGCGACATGGTCCAGCGCCCCGCCTTGGCCGAGCCGGAGGAAGCGCTGGCCGAGGTCCCGGTCGAACTGGCTGCCCAGGTTCTCGTCGATGATGGCGAGGGCCTTGGCAATGGGCATGCCGTGTCGATAGGGCCGGGTGCTGGTCATGGCGTCGAAGGCGTCGGCGATGCCGACGATGCGGGCATCGGTTGGAATGTCGCCGCCCGCCAGCCGACGGGGATAGCCTCTGCCGTCCGGGGTCTCGTGGTGGGAAAGGACGGCAGCCCGGGCGAGATCCGCCAGGGGGTGGCCGGAAAGCAGGCGTTCGCCGACTTCCGGGTGGGTCTTGATGATGGCGTATTCGTCATCGGTCAACCGGTCGGGCTTGTTGAGGATGGCGTCCGGCACCCCGATCTTGCCCAGGTCGTGCAGGAAACCGCCCAGGGTGATGCGGGCAATGTCCTGGGAAGACAGGCCTGCATCCTCGGCCAACAGCCGCGAATACTGGGAGACGCGCCAGAGGTGGCCTCCGGTGTAGGGATCACGGGCCTCGACCAGCGAGGCCATGATGTAAAGACTCTTGAGCAGGTCCTGGAGCGGGTTCATGGCATGGTCGGCTTTCTTCCCGGCGGGGGTGATGAAAGCGGGCGCCCCAACTCGCGGGGGAGAGCAAGGGGCATGGAGGTATCGGCTTTCACGATAGCCTGTAGCCAGCGAATTGCGCGTCGACTTCGGTGGCGAACATGTGGTTGGTGTAGTTGGAAAGGGTCTTCACGGCCGCTGCGAGAATGATGTTCAGGGCGGCCGTCTCGCTATAGCCGGCGGCGAGAAAGGCGTCGGCTGTCGCCTGGCTGGGCTTGCCTGCCGTTTTCACCAGTTCACGGGCAAAGCGGTAGAGCGCCTGCAGCCTCCTGTCCGGGATCGGCTCGTCGGCGCGGATCGCCGCCAATACCGGAACGGGAACGCCCGACACCTTGTCCGCGATCATGCTGTGGGCTGCCATGCAGTAGTGGCAGCCATTCTGCTGGCTGATGGCCAGGAAGACCACCTCCTGTTCGGCCGGCGTCAGGCCGGAGTGCTGGCGAAAGGCGGCATAGCCGTGCAGGTAGGTGGTCAGCACGCCGGGCACGTTGGCCATGTTGGCGTACATGTTGGGTATGAACCCGACCTGCTTCCGCGCCGCCTCCAGCGCTTCC from the Denitratisoma oestradiolicum genome contains:
- a CDS encoding zf-HC2 domain-containing protein, with the translated sequence MLTCKQATAAMSQAQDRKLGLRERMNLGMHLLMCRGCRAFNRQLAFLRRAGHRLAGNDGEPPK
- a CDS encoding sigma-70 family RNA polymerase sigma factor — encoded protein: MSDALIELLGSFRGDLLRFARLQLRDEAAAEDAVQEALLSAIEGADRFSGRSQVKTWVFSILRNKIIDMIRRRAREPNAGGLNQEIPGDAFDALFDAQGHWQPAERPTDWGDPEQSLEDAQFWQVFDACLHRLPENTARVFMMRELLGFETHEICKELTMTSSSCWVVLHRARMALRICLDNRWFQGKK
- a CDS encoding HD domain-containing phosphohydrolase, with product MNPLQDLLKSLYIMASLVEARDPYTGGHLWRVSQYSRLLAEDAGLSSQDIARITLGGFLHDLGKIGVPDAILNKPDRLTDDEYAIIKTHPEVGERLLSGHPLADLARAAVLSHHETPDGRGYPRRLAGGDIPTDARIVGIADAFDAMTSTRPYRHGMPIAKALAIIDENLGSQFDRDLGQRFLRLGQGGALDHVAGHSDTGIPVQECPMCGPTIVVRRDQKTGTLVYCRHCGGESRVLREDGAIRLAPTGGRGSAEALQPEADTGLIDGLVAESARVLGLHRMASYSR
- a CDS encoding carboxymuconolactone decarboxylase family protein; translated protein: MTQHFTASTLRGLTLDSAGPAQKEALEAARKQVGFIPNMYANMANVPGVLTTYLHGYAAFRQHSGLTPAEQEVVFLAISQQNGCHYCMAAHSMIADKVSGVPVPVLAAIRADEPIPDRRLQALYRFARELVKTAGKPSQATADAFLAAGYSETAALNIILAAAVKTLSNYTNHMFATEVDAQFAGYRLS